ttattgtggatgtacaaacttatcttctatatttttgttatggatgtaaacagttatcttatatatgtcatatttatgtttgttttcagttattcGGTTACTCAATGATTGTTCTCTTAAATTTagataatacggaaacaatataacccctgaatataatacggaaacaatatttgaaagaaataaaattttaatcgaaagaataatatttaaaaaagtaaaatgttaaaaacaatataatatatttaaagagccgatttttaaaatagttgatttAATCGACGCTGAaacaaaaaatttttttaaactttttatagtgtaaaaaacaaaaaaaaaaacaaaacttttttaaaaataaaaaaaaacgatttttaaaggcaaatagttaatttttaaaaaacaacaactttttatagtgtaaaaaagaaaaaaaaaactttttttaaaacctaaaaaaatttcaTCAAAAAAACACATCTTCAAAAACCATCCAAAAAACCAAcccaaaacccaccaaaacacccctcatttcagccaaaaaaaaataccaaacagagacgcctcgtatagccccATACCCTGCGTATAGGGTTCCTTAAACAACGTGCCTGACACCCTCTGTACACCCATCGAATTCAGTGCatggacgcctcgtataggtctatacgaggcgtctaggttTGCAAAAGTGTGGATTTAGGCGCAGTGGGTGTCCGGATAGGCGGAGCCTTTATTTAACAACTTAACACTGCTGTCGGATTTTGAATCAACCGAATGAATGCTCGTTTTTGTTGTATGTTACAGTTTGAACTGAATTATTGGTATTTTGTATGTGTAGAGCTGATCTGGACAAAAGGCGGGAAGAGAAGGAACGGTTAGAAGAAGAACGAAGGAAAGAAAACATGGAGAAATTGAGAAAGGATATGGAGAAATCAGGGGGCGGAACCGTTGTGCTGAGTACTGGTTTGAAAGGAAACGATAAAGGTAATACAAGCAAGatggaagaagatgaagaaattgaaATGTTAaagagtgatgatgatgatgatgaaggtgcaatagatgatgatgaagacattGCAAATTTCAGATTCTGAGTGTTATGGTACGTGGCTGGCTACTAGTGATTTTATCTTATGGGTACCTAAAATTACAATGGTTTTGTGTTTTGTTAACTTTGGAGTAACATTTTGGAGGGTGGTCACATTTGACCTTTTCATCATGATCTCTATGATTTAGTAAAAATCATCTTTACTTGCAACAAATTTAAGGAGAAAATACCTATAAAAGAATAAAGCAACAACTCAAAACTAGATTTTCAAGTCAATAAGAAAAACTAAtttatctactataataaaagaaatcaacttctaaacacgtgtcatttattaaaggtattttcaaatttatacttatcttatatttattaaataaataataaattaatattaaatcttatcatactttaataaaatattattctcaaatctaaattgttaatttaatatatttttaaaacaaatacctctctttcctacttatcttatattagatatataaatagtaaattaatattaaatgttatccaaATTTATTAAAgacataactttttttattatttggtattcaaaattatatttatttaactcgtgtaaaacgcggggtttttttaaaaatatatttttttattatttactatacaaagttacatttatataacccgtgtaatacacgaagtttttaaagatataacattttaaagatataactttttaaggatatatttttttttattatttggtagatttttcaacccgactatacatgggttttttaaagatatgacattttatacaaaattaaatttatataatctgTGTAATATATATGGtattaaagatataactctttttagtTCTATTTAACATGTGTAATATATGAGATTTTTAAGgaagtaatttttttattatttgatatatttattcaacccgattatacacgggttttttaaagatacgatgtttttagtatttagtatacaaaattgcatttatttaatctgtgtaatacacatggtttttaaagatataattttttttattatttgatatataaaattacatttatttaacccgtacaatatatgAGGTTCATAAAGatctaacttttttattttttaatatataaaattacatttatttaacccgtgtaatacacggggttctaacctagttacaAGTATAAGCAAAGATTAAGTTCAAACAAATACAATATCAAAGATCGGCTAAATAGAACAATAGTAATACGAGAGACAAAATATCATTACAAACATGAAAAATAAGATTAATGATTTCATTAAAAAACATGTTTTTATTATTAGttatataaaaattaattaatgtTTATAGAAGAAACAAATCATTTAAATATTTTACCAACTAAACGTGAAttaaaaggttttcaaacttttACAAAACTTGAAGGTGTTATATTAAAAGTATTGGTCGGAAATAAAAATGTCTTGGAGTTTAGAAACTCAGACTTAATCTTCCCAAATTTGTCACAAAAAATTTATTTTGAATGCATGCCAGCATGTTTAAAAATAAATCCAAAAGAGATAGAAATGTTGGTGCTTTCTAAGATGCCAATTCTCACCAAATGGTTTGAGAAAATACTTGCAAAGCTCAAAAACAGTAAAACTACAAAAAGAATTCAACTTCTATGATTAAAACCCGGACTGAACTATCCGATTGGATCGGAAACCGAGACCTTAGCCAATTCAGCTAGGGTGTTAGAACCGGTTCTGATGCGAATGAGAGCTCGGATCGAAAATCGACGGCCGGATCAGACAACGGAATGGTTGAACCGGATTTTTGTGGGGTTGAACCAGATTTTTAATTAAGTTATTCCCATTTTACCCGATCCATTTTATAAAATTTACGAATTCATCCGGTTCAACTGGTCTGACCAGTGAACTAGTAAAACAACTGATTCGACGCCCGATGTGTTTTAAATACATTGATTTTAAAAAAAGCACCACTTGATTGATAGTGGGTCAACTATGATGTGGTGTGGAATCGAATATTCTTTCCACactccaaatatatatatatatatatatatataaaacaaagaAAACATGTTTCTATGTTTAGAATATAGTCTTTAAACTCCTTTTTCATCTTTCATAATCAAGATAAAGACCATGATTCGAGGATTCGAGGGAAGGAAAACGAAGTTTGGTGATGACTGTTTACGTTGTTTAGTGTTAGAAAATTAGTTGTATATGTTATATAAAGAAAGACTTGTTTACAAATGTAGCTCtagatgttttggatagattttaaaaaatgaaaatccGTAGGGCGaaattttaaatatgtttgtaacgacattttgatgattatataaattttggTTTGATATTCTTTTGTTATACATGACCCGACACAATATGAACCGGATTTTTTATATACCTATgggcctaaaatctttaaaaatacttctcacccccatgaaaaaattcTTTGATCCGCCAATTTGTTGCGAAAACTCTGTTGAGTCGCATTAAACATTATGTATCTTTTATTTATAGatttatttataaagataacttttttatacattgTAAATCTCTATTTAATGGTATTTTTTCAAGcaaattttattattttgtttGCTCAACATTACGATTCTCGTGATTTTCTCTTTTATTAATTATCCAGCAAACATATCAAAGGGAAAATAAGAAAATCAAGATATATGTATAGTAATTAATTTTGGTTCAATATGTTAGGCAATAGGGTATGGGAGCGTCCCCCACCCCGTCGGAGGTCCGGCGACGCCGGCAAACCGTGCCGCCACCCTCCCGTCCCGTCCTCAGCGTCGAGCCTAAGACGTTGGCGACGTTCCTCAAAAGTGGGCCCCCTTCCTTCAAATTAccgttaaaattaaaaaaaaaaagaaaaaagttttGATGGATTTCTTATACAAAGGAGAATCAGAGAAAAGATGAGATGTGAGGTTATGTAGtttgaaagaaaagaaaaatagaaGTTGCAGGTTATTAGGGTTTGTTGTGTAGAAGAAGGTGAAAGAaccttttggaaaaaaaaaaggaatttaGAGAGAGTAAAGAAGTGATGGAAGAAGGCAGAGGTGTGGCTATCCAATATTTAAAAAAGGTCTGATCTTTTTGGCTTCTAGCTTCACAACCTTtctgtttttttaatattattatttgctTAGGATTTGACTATTCAAATCATTTACCAagtgtttttaatttaattatattTACGGTGTAACAAAAGTTATCGTTACGTAAAGGGTGTGTATGGTTCGTTTGATTTGGTTGTTAACAATATCCGTAATAGTAATCAAACTCATTTGTTAAATGTTAACAAaaaggtagaagattaaaaaaataaaaaacgtAAAAATGGTGGGGTAGCATCATCTAGAACCATCCTCTACaccctctagttttgtgggatggaccatccttaggatatttttaagtttattttttttaactttatttttttaaagtttatgttttttttaaatttatttcttTAAGTTTaacttttttaagtttatgtaatgttttctaatattaataaaaatattttgttactttatttggtaaatgttaaacaaaagttgaagatttaaaaaaataaaaaaatataaaagtggtggaggactatgactaggaccatcctcccatgccctctagttttggaggatgatccatccttgggaggactatgatgtgtcgcctacgtggcggatcatcctccaaggatggaccatcaccataccttgtAGTCTTAAGAAAATCTTAAATCATCGATCAAAATCAACACATTAAAATCAACATTAAATATTAACGTTATAATAATTAATTTTGGTTCAATATGTTAAGAAAATAAACGTTTTCTATTTTTAGATATGGATGCAAAAATAGCATGTTATTAAAAAAGCACTTGAAATATTTGAAAACGAAACTTCAACAAAAATACTAGCATTTTGATTTTTGATCACAACATTAAAAGATGAACCAACAACAACCGATATCATGTTTATTTAATTCTTCGATCTACCATCTTCCTCGATCCCACATCACAAACCGCAACCAAATCATGTCGGGTTGAGGTACACACCGATAGCATCGAGGTAGTCGCTGCTTCGGCCAAAGAAACCCGCAAATCTTGCTTTGGAAATTGGCACCGAGAAATGAGTCCCGTTCTCGACACCAAACGGTCCAAACTTATTTACATCGGTCGAAAATGATAGCGATGTCACAACCAACTTTGAGTCAAACCATCCAATCGTCCCACTCATGCAGTTTAACTCCTCCACATCAATGTCTATGTTAACCTTCACATGTTAAGTAAAAAAATATTAAGGACTGATTTGAATGTATCAGAGACTGATTTTTCAATACCATGTAACACTATTTTTTAGTGATACAtggttaatttgttaaataaaaaaaattattaacaaCTGATTTAAATGTATCAAAGACTGATTTTTAGTATCATGTTACACATTAACACTATTTTTTTAGTGATACAtggttaattaattaataataataatacctcgGTGTAATCGCCACCATAACCACCATACTTTGGTGAATGGAGGACGTTACCCTCGTCGTCTTGGCTAGCGAAGCCGATGGCGTCGATGACTTCTCCATGGTTGATGATTATTTTCGTGATTTTTCCTTCAGCTTTGAAGGACCAGTGTTGTCCATCAGAGCTTCCCCATGGCCCGATCAGCGCGATTTTTTTCTGTAAAGATGGATATATGAACATCAAACAAGAACATTAAACAAACACAAGAAATTTTTTATTTGAAGGTGACAAGAAATTGAAGAAATACTATACCATTTTGGGAGGTGAAGGAGAGGATTGTGAAATGTGATTTGTTGTGCGTGATGAGTTGTATATATAGACACATGGATATATAgagtaattaatattttttataaaaatgtttttatgTTTATTGATGCAAATATGAAAATTGAAAAGTGTGTGAATTTGGAAAGGCGTGAGGAGAGTGATTACAGGTGTTAAATGGTGTGACGACGAATTGACGGTGCATGCAACCAATTACAGCCTCTCACACTGACCTACCAACCAATATTCACCATAACTCTTTTTCAGTGTACAACTTTAAGGATttttaaattgctaaaatcgtgcTCACGTGACGtttagactaaagggtatggtTTGGCTGGGGATAAGCCTTCACGTAGGCGCTACGTAGACGGCTCGTGAGGGATAAGCCTCTATGGTATTTGAGGGGGATGGAAGATGAGGTCCAACCTCATTATTTTATAATTTCCTAAgttttaatttaataagttaataaaaaatttataaaaattaaaaaatacaacataaaacaacataaataatttcatttcataacataaaaaaattacatttcctaaaaaaaaattaccgaaaaaataaaaataaaaaattacatttcataaaaataaaaaaaaaacctacgacGTCCATTTTTTTTCACCTCTTCCTTCATCCTCCGATAAACCTCGCGTTCATCCTCCGGAACCGAGTCGAGATCCAACCTCATAATCCTAAAATCTTCTGCTCGAGCATAGTCGGCCGACACGGTTTTCTTGTGAGTATATTTTTCGGCCGCGAACTCTTTGAACGAACGGAATTCGTTTATCAAGTCGTCCATTTTTGACGATGCCTTCTCGCCCCCACCTCCACTCGAGTTGCCACCTCCACTCGAGCCGGCCCCTTTTCGCTTTCCGGCCGCTTCTTTTTTTGCTTTGTCCCTCCCGGTGGGACGTTCCGACTCGTGAACGGGCAACACATCCTCGTCATCTTCCGGGTCGTCGTTTAGGTCGATTTGACAACGAGCGGTGGAGCCTCCCGCACTATAACTTCCGGACTCGGAAATTTTAGTGCGTTTGGCCGTTGCGACCTCATTTGGAACCGGCTTCCATTTTTGTTCTTTCCTTACAACGTTCCATGCTCGGAAGTGCGGGAAAGGCGTTGGATTTTGAGAGTCCCACTTGGCGATAGCAAGGTTAAGAATGTCCTCGTCGTTACTCCCGCTAGGAGGAGAAAGGTAAATTTGGTTATAAATCCCGTTAAAGTTATTGATGACCTTGCTCATTTTACGCCACTTGCCTGAGACGGATTCGATATCACGAGCCGGACCATGCTCCATAATCGCGTTAAATCTATCCGTTGTCTTCTTCCAAAAACTACTACCCGTTTGGTTGTTtcctaaattttaaaaaatattgcattagtaaaaaaaatgttttaaaatttaaattaaaagttTGGTTTATACCGACTATCGGGCAAGTAGAGGACTTAACAAACGCCATTGCTAGCGCCTCCTCTTCTACTTTCGTCCAAGGTCTCCCCTTTGCTCTCGGTTTTGGCGCGGTTTCTGGTTCAACCTTCTTTCCCTtccccttgttttttttttttttgcgcgtGAGCTCTTGCGGTGGCGATTCGGGGACGACTTCTTCATCATCGTCGTCAAGTTGAACCGGGGGTTGCGATTGCGATTAGAGTTGTTCAAACGTGTTGCGTTGCATGATTTGTTGGAGCGCTTGGTATTGTTGAATTTGTTGAAGTTGAGACATTTGTGAGAAGGCGTTGGGTGtttgttggaaacccgaaaacgGAAATTGCGAAGCCCCCCACGAAGGATCCATAGTCGGAGTGGAAGCGGGACTCGAAAAAAATTAGGTTGGTTCGGATTGGAATTattcgggttggggttgtttgggtcggggttgtttgggttgaatggattcatgaTTAGAGCAAATTGTATAAAAAATATGGagtgtttttataaaaaaggaaGAGAATTGGAGAAGAATGGGAGTAGAATGGGAGAGAATGGTATAAAAAAGGATGAGATTGTGGTatttatttaaaatgaaaatgaattttttttattaaaaaagccGTTAAACAACGGCTATAATATTCAAAAGAGGAGCGGCGACCCCGGCTGTGGGGTGCCGGGTGTGACGAGCCGAGccccaggggggcggtgtgggggaccggcgtcgggcctcagccggcccccataccttctagtcttatTCACATTTTCTAGATTCATTCAAAAAAGGTTTTTTTTCTTAGACTAAAGTGTATGGGGCCGGCTTAGGCCCGGCCTTGTCCGGCGCCGGTCCCCTACACCGCCTCCCTCGGCCCGGCTAGTCCCAACCGGCTCCCACTCGACGCTCACGACGGGGCtccttctctcacatatacctatacatacatacgtatatatatatatatatatatatatatatatatatatatatatatatatatatatatatatatatatatatatatatatataaaggggctcatcccacaccccctaggtccatcccttCAAGCACCACTTACATGGCggtgacgtggcggcccatccctttggggatgaggctctccataccctccAGTCTTATAGGAACCACTGAAGTTTTAAAAAGGTTGTTAAATCCATCCAAAATGACTAACACCATTGGAAGTAATGTTAACATTAGGGTACTTTGGTAATTTTCACTCttacttttaaataaaataaactaaatcAACAAATTCTATGATAAGCGATAACATctcaaattattttatttatttaccaaatatttaaaatTAAGTTTAAGTTCATTTCAATATTGAAAATTCTTTCGGCTAACGTTATTCATAGTATTTAGTTGTCATTATtacatttaatatatatttatcttcATTTAATGTTGCATTTGATTcttatttaaaattttaaaacttaTAAGAATAATATTTCTTGTTAAGATGACAAATGCAAAACTAATGATATAGATTATTATGGGCCAACTTTTATgtaaataaaagtaattaatgaagaATTTTGGTTGCAACAACTTTTGCGCAAATAAATCATTTTGGTAAGATGATACAAATATAAatcaattttatgtttttttttttctttagagACTTTTCTTTACAAGTAATTAAAAGCCAATACTTTACAATAGTTTAACTAACAATATAATTTAACTATATATAATGCagttaattattaattataattGTCTAAAATTTGTATTATAATAATTGATTTTTTAACAACTATCATTGGTTTATGCTATGGTAATATCATTATCTGACTGCATTTTTCTAACTTTTATGAGTTGATTGTGAATTTTATCTTTAGCGTCTTAACCGACGTGCTTTTCTTTGAAATTT
This genomic stretch from Helianthus annuus cultivar XRQ/B chromosome 8, HanXRQr2.0-SUNRISE, whole genome shotgun sequence harbors:
- the LOC110871967 gene encoding mannose/glucose-specific lectin, whose amino-acid sequence is MKKIALIGPWGSSDGQHWSFKAEGKITKIIINHGEVIDAIGFASQDDEGNVLHSPKYGGYGGDYTEVNIDIDVEELNCMSGTIGWFDSKLVVTSLSFSTDVNKFGPFGVENGTHFSVPISKARFAGFFGRSSDYLDAIGVYLNPT
- the LOC110869517 gene encoding uncharacterized protein LOC110869517 → MAFVKSSTCPIVGNNQTGSSFWKKTTDRFNAIMEHGPARDIESVSGKWRKMSKVINNFNGIYNQIYLSPPSGSNDEDILNLAIAKWDSQNPTPFPHFRAWNVVRKEQKWKPVPNEVATAKRTKISESGSYSAGGSTARCQIDLNDDPEDDEDVLPVHESERPTGRDKAKKEAAGKRKGAGSSGGGNSSGGGGEKASSKMDDLINEFRSFKEFAAEKYTHKKTVSADYARAEDFRIMRLDLDSVPEDEREVYRRMKEEVSVRGCNWLHAPSIRRHTI